A single region of the Salvia miltiorrhiza cultivar Shanhuang (shh) chromosome 8, IMPLAD_Smil_shh, whole genome shotgun sequence genome encodes:
- the LOC130997931 gene encoding glucomannan 4-beta-mannosyltransferase 9-like gives MERATVLPETFSGVHDDMTEQFLIIWGQIKAPLIVPLLNIAVVLCLAMSAMLFIERVYMAVVITLVKIFGRKPDKRYKWEPLKDDLEHGNSAYPMVLVQIPMFNEREVYQLSIGAACGLSWPSDRIIVQVLDDSTDSTTKNMVEMECQRWASKGINIKYEIRDNRNGYKAGALKEGLKRSYVKQCDYVAIFDADFQPEPDFLWRTIPFLVHNPELALVQARWKFVNANECLMTRMQEMSLDYHFTVEQEVGSSTYAFFGFNGTAGVWRIAAIEEAGGWKDRTTVEDMDLAVRASLKGWKFLYLGSLEVKNELPSTFKAYRYQQHRWSCGPANLFRKMLSEIVRNKVD, from the exons ATGGAGCGAGCGACGGTGCTGCCGGAGACATTCTCCGGCGTCCATGACGACATGACGGAGCAATTCCTGATAATTTGGGGCCAGATCAAGGCGCCGCTGATCGTGCCGCTGCTCAACATCGCGGTGGTCCTGTGCTTGGCAATGTCGGCCATGCTGTTCATCGAGAGGGTGTACATGGCCGTCGTCATCACTCTCGTCAAAATCTTCGGCCGGAAACCTGATAAGAGATACAAATGGGAGCCATTGAAGGACGATTTGGAGCACGGCAACTCCGCATACCCCATGGTTCTCGTCCAAATCCCAATGTTCAACGAAAGAGAG GTCTATCAGCTTTCGATCGGAGCTGCATGCGGCCTATCCTGGCCGTCCGATCGAATCATAGTCCAAGTTCTCGATGATTCAACCGACTCCACGACCAAG AATATGGTGGAAATGGAGTGCCAGAGATGGGCGAGCAAAGGGATAAACATCAAATACGAAATTCGAGACAACAGAAATGGATACAAAGCCGGAGCTCTCAAAGAAGGGCTGAAGCGCTCATACGTCAAACAGTGCGATTACGTGGCAATATTCGACGCGGATTTCCAGCCGGAGCCGGATTTCCTGTGGCGAACCATCCCTTTCCTCGTCCACAACCCCGAGCTCGCCCTCGTCCAAGCTCGCTGGAAGTTTG TGAATGCCAATGAATGCTTGATGACGAGAATGCAAGAAATGTCGCTAGACTATCATTTCACAGTGGAACAAGAAGTAGGCTCATCCACATATGCTTTCTTTGGCTTTAATG GAACTGCTGGTGTGTGGAGGATTGCAGCAATCGAGGAGGCAGGAGGATGGAAAGATCGTACCACGGTTGAGGATATGGACTTGGCCGTTCGTGCTAGTCTTAAAGGATGGAAATTCTTGTATCTTGGCTCTCTAGAG GTGAAAAACGAGTTGCCTAGCACGTTCAAGGCGTATAGATACCAACAACATCGTTGGTCATGTGGCCCTGCAAATCTGTTTAGGAAGATGTTGTCTGAGATTGTAAGAAACAAGGTTGATTAA